The Palaemon carinicauda isolate YSFRI2023 chromosome 38, ASM3689809v2, whole genome shotgun sequence genomic interval ttaaaaaaaatattcatttactgGAAGTTAATTTAATTGTTTTTCTCTTAACGTATTTGCCAGGGTAATGTATTGACGAGTTaagttttttcatgtattttaccTGACAAAAATACATATAACATCAAAAGCTCTGGGTGGGTGTAATACGAAaaattaacttttgttttattgttgagGGTGCTATATTAGTTTGGACTTTAAAACTAGCATAATGGAAAGATCTTACTGTGGGCATGATCCCCTTTGAGACACATACTTAGCATGCGTTGGGACGGTCTGTGTTATTTTAACTTGAAAGTCTGATTAAAAGGAATTGGGTGTAAAAAACGGCAACATAACACTTAACTACGAAACTACCATTATGCAACAATCATTCACAAAGAAAGTACACTGGAAATACTTTCTAGTTTGGCCTTCTTTTTCAGACTAAAGTATGATTATGTAGAAATTAAAGATTCTTTATTAGCTGAAAATTGTTTTTAACACTGAAGTGTAGTGTTTAACTAATTTTGAGAACAATCATAAagtaattaaaatttatatttaatctGATCGCCTAATTCCAAATATATATCTAAATGGCGTAGAGAGTAACTAGGAAATAGCACGCCATGTACAAACACATCTTGGACAACCTAATTGTCAAGCAAAGAGCCTGCCAATAGTAATGCATCTAGAGAAGATACACATTTTCATAGCACAGAGCTCGTTGGGTGAAGCTACTGCTCGTTACGGCAAAATGGCAAAAATTGTTGTACTATAATGGAGGAGTTAAGTAAGCTGGGAACAAACGTAATGAGCGATACTGACGTCAATTGAAAGAAGCTAAGGAAATCAACACCGTATTTCTAAACTCTCAAGCAGATCCATGTGTTTCATGTATGTTGTAGGATTTTGATGGATTGTATAACTTTGAATAAGACTAGTGCGCGTTACACTACTGAAGGTTGTGGTGGAATTGATTTTGGTAATAAATATTTGTAACTTGTATTTGATTTTGGTACTGAATAATATTTGTAATTGTTGTATTTGATTTTGGCAACCATCTACAAAAGTGATATATAGGATTTTAATACCAGTCTACAAAATTTGGCAAGGGTGTCAGGGGGTAATGTAAAATTCTGGTCAAGTATGTATTTTAACATGTTTTTTGACATATCTATCCTAGTACTTTTGTGGTTTTAGTTTCATTATAGCCCAAGGTCTGCTATTCACTGCCCCGGTTCTTTTCCTTGTGAAAACACCCTGTCTTGGGTAGTACAGTATTTTTTAACTAcacaattacaataaaattttttttttttttggcttatactGTACAGTTAAAATTTTCATGTACAGTATTAGTATTACATATGTAATTTAGGGGTCTTtgaatttcagtttattttctacAGTGTACACATGCATCTGTTGTAATGGGGTGTATATTTTATGGCTTTTTAATTTCTTCAATGAGAACTTGTTAGCTATGTTGATATTTCAGACTAAATTGTTGAAGACCTACGACCCCTATAAGAATAATAGCCATGTCCATTGAATTAGCAGATTCATCTATGGAAAATGGAAAGTTCTCTCAAACCAGTGCATGTGTATTTAGTAGGAGCTCATGATACTGCTGGAGAACATGCAGAGTGAAGTACACACACTAGTTTAGAGATGAATTTTAATTATATTACATAGCAAACGAACCTGAAAAGTTGTCGGTTACCTGTGTTTCAAAGGTTGGGAAGGGAAGCTAGTTTTCTAACTTAAAATttcagttttttaattttttttttcatgcaggcAAGTAGTATAACTTGGCCCATATGGTGTGTGAGAGATATAGTTCAAGAAAGTCTTTCCTCCATTTGTCCCAGCCAGATTAAAGCTATAATAGGTAGAGACCCTAAAGTTTAAATCAACTGCATACTAAGTGAAGTGCTAGGACCAGATAGGTCAGAATAACTAAAAGTACAGCATGGACATGGAGCACTCAATGTAATTTGTTCCCCAAAATTTTCAGCATTTAGTATTTAAATATAGCCAAGGGTGTATAGCATTACAAAATTCTTGCAACTCAGTAAGAGTAcagtttttgaagaaaatttattgatttACATTTACATGGTTTTGATGGAGTTGAGCCTTTGAAGAAAACCCATAGCTGCTACATGAATAGTGTTAATCTATTTAATCTATACATTGTTGAAAGTGTGGTAGGTTTTATCTTGAACTAGTGGCTTTTATCATTATCTGGTAGGGTTTATGGGAAATTCTTGTTATGTATGTGTCTTGTGTTTTATAGTGGTAAGGCTCAAATATTGTAATGAAACAATGCCATTGTCTTGTAGGTTTTATGGAAAATAAGTGTGTGCCTTGTTTTATAGTGGTAGGGCTCAAATATTGTAATGAAACAATGCTTGGCACTATATTGTTTACTAGACTTGATTGACCAGTCATGATGCATAATTTCCAACATTGTCTTATGATTGTTTGTCCAGAAACCTATGGTAAGTCTGTTAACTGAAGAATTTTTTCCTTTTCAGAGATTGCATCTGAGGGCCTGAAGGGTAGAGTCTTTGAAGTCTCATTGGCTGATCTTCAAAATGAAAGCGATGCTGAAAGGAGTTTCCGTAAATTCCGTCTCATTGCTGAGGAAGTTCAGGGAAAGAACGTCCTTACCAACTTTTATGGATTTAACCTGACCACTGACAAGCTTCGTTCCATGGTCAAGAAGTGGCAGGTAAGGTTCTCTTGATTGGTatgattcctgaaaaaaaaaaaaaatgaagtttaagGTGCAAAGAAAGCAATTAGGAGTAACCTAATATTCCCATATTCACAAATTCTGTTTTGATTTTTAGTTGTTCCAACACAGGGACTTACCTTGaaccactttcttaggagttacctggaacctcctctcaaacgaccagtttttgtgtagtttaccctactcccgttttctgtaatggttggcctagcggaaggatacgtgccctaagGGCAAACTCGAGGTAGGCCACATGTGATCTTGGGTCCAGaccttcagtaagttttctggtcgcatcgggatatcatctcgacgctcctctTATCTTGGTGCTACccttgtgtccccgactcgtgtacCGTGTGGTTACTGCATGGCCCGTTGTGCTCTCCCTCGTGCTTAGTGCTTTTACTTGTGCTTTGTGgttttacagtatacagtattcctTTGTGCTTGTTAGTCTTGTGCTCGCCGTGCAGGGGTAGAGCGTGTTCCCCGTCGGACACGTGTCTGGAGTGAGGTGCAGTGGGTACTTTTCGGTACCAAGAAGTAGTAGTCTTCCAAGAGATCGCCCAAGAAGGCTAGCACCTCTTCCTGCTTGACGTGTCCAGGAGGAACGTCGGTTAGAGTTtccctaccaccttcccctacccagagtaggggacgaggtaagtccgttgtcgGGAAGAAGCCAGAGgatcttccccaggagtctgttctTCATGATAGTGGGGTAGCAGGTTCTTTCCCGGCAAGTGGTGGTCCTGAAGGTGAGGTTAGTGGGGGTCCTAGAGACTGTGCCCTGGTGCTCACCGGTCACGTCTCGTCTGATGATCCCTTCTGGAGTAAAAATTTCCTTGTCACTTTGCCCGCTTCTTGGGCATGTTTTTCAGGTACCTCGTGGGTTCCAGGAGAAGGCGCTCACATTCCAGGTCCTGTTCCAGATCGCGACATGGAAGGAGGCCATCAAGGTCCCCGAGGAAGAAACTCAAGAGCAGCAGCTCACCTAAGGAGCAATGGGTCCTCGTTCTCTGCGGTCAGCTCGCGGACTTCACTACTCCCCCGGACACCGCAGGTTGCCGTAACAGAGACAGTCCTCTTAGAAGGGCTTCTGCCAGCCACAGATTGACCCTCGGAAGGACCCAAGGTCCTCGTTGGATAGGTGTAAGACCGCGAAACGGACGACTCAACCCGACCAGCGGAGGGAATCGCCGTTttggacgggcagcctcgtcgagtccGCTCATGCGAGCGATTGACAGActgcttcctccgtcgggcaagcccacggaagcctcatCCCCCTCGAAGAAAGACAAACGAAGGAAGGAAGCTCTCGCTTCCACGGCAGTGCCCATCCTCTAACCACAACCTAGTGTGGAGGCGCCCGTTGCTACAGACCATCAACCCCGGATGGAGGACGAGGACTGCGAcacggaggactccgcttataggacggaggccctcgccgccacggcaatgcccgtcATAACGGAGGACTCAGCCtataggacggaggccctcgccaccaCGGTAATGCCCGTCAGAGTAAGCTCAAAGACCTGACTACAGTCACGGGCTCTGTGGTGAGGCTCtccggagacagtcctcctagaagggcctccgatAGCCGCAAGTCAGCTTCAGCCTCAGACTACAAATCATCGTCTGGTAGGCGCAAGTCCATGTCCAAGGAGACTCAATCCACCCAGGGGAGGGAGTCTCCTCCTAGGACGGGTAGCCTCGACGAGTCAGCCTGTGGAGGTGATCGTCGTACATGGATCCCTCCGTCGAACACCTCCATGGAGGAGCCCGTCCCCTTGTCGAAGGCTCGAAAAATGACGGAGGCACCCGTCTCTCCTGGAAAGGCTTAACCGCGAGACTcgtcagagcggaggtgcccgtgttGAAAGGGGGAAGTCCTTAGATGGTTTTTCAATTGGtccagtcatctccgcgctccaaccgatttaacggcccaagccccaggctcaatcgtgaATATCAAAACCATCAGACACAGGTGATCTTTTCTGTTTCCCCCTtgtctttcctttttcttgttatCCCCTTGGGAGTTCTTGGCCAGTAGACCTGCACAACCCCTGTATATCTACTATTTCATCAAGGAATTATGTAGGGCGAGTACTTTTTACACTAATAATGAGCTCTTTGTGTACTTTATGCTACTATCCGGTTTCTTGCCTTCAGTTCCTAGTATCATTCCTAAGAAAGTGGTTCGAGGTGAGTCCCTGTGTTggaaaaaatcacaaattataagtaatttgtatttttcctaacatacttaccgagaaccaCTTTCGGGTTGTGGCCTTCCCTACCTTCCCCCGAGTGCCTCACTTATCTAGTTACTTTCATAGAACTTATTGAAGGTCTGGACCCAAGATCACATGTGGCCTACCTCGAGATTGCCCTTAGGGCACGTATCtttccgctaggcctaccatttcagaaaatgggagtagggtaaactacacaaaactggtcatttgagaggaggttccaggtaactcctaagaaagtggttctcggtaagtatgttaggaaaaatacaagttactaataatttgtgatatatCTAAACTTGATGTAAGATGGCCTAAATTTTAAAATTGTTTGCAATCCCTGCTGGGCCATTCACATTCGGTCACTTCTCCATAGTCTTGTGTCACAGGATATTACTGTAGTTCAAATTACAATACTGTACATCATAAGGGGCCCGGTACTTGATTTGTCACAATTAAATATTTATTGATTCTACTGATGAATTAAGTTTTGGAGAAATTTCTTTGTACTGTTGTTGGCAAGTGAACAGGAAAACTTATAGGGGCTCCTGAAAAGAAAGTAACGTGTTTTGAATGATGAAAAACTACCCATCTACCATGGTAAATTATTTCCCTTAATTGTTGATAGCTAACATCTTAAAAGAAACGAGGGGAATTTTTCCTCAGTGTTCCTTCTTGCCTGATGAGAGAGAGTGCTGTTTGGTTGTTACTGCTAGGGAACCACATGCCCACCCGAAGGTAGTAGCAGGCcttatcggaactgcgtcacaatcacatCTATTCCTATCACGCAATTTAGTCTCGCCTCTATGATGCACCAAGAGCCTTCTTCTCTGTctatccatccaaaccttggccttcatctaCCACTTCTCCCATCATTCTAAGCATTCATCACCACCTTCAGCTAGGTAACCGTTTTCCATCCTTCACAGGGCCAAACCACCTAGACATTCAAATCCACTCTTGTGCTTTTTCATTTCTCGCATCCATTCTTGTCCTTATTTTTTATGGTGTTTATCATGAGCCGCCCTTGTGATGTATTACCGACATCTACTTGTGGATCCTTTGATTTGGCAAACAGTACCACAATGAATCCCTcaggttactgctcatttttcctatgcctacacatacaccaaatagtgtgacCTGTTATTCACATTTTTCTGGCtgtatacatctgacaacacagtgccaaacaattcttcgcttaaggggttaactactgcactgtaatggttcagtggctactttattttttttaaggatagAGAGACTTTAGCCGTggttagcagctcttttaggacactcaaAATCCAATCATTGTTTTGTAGGTTtttggtagtgccacagcctctttactgtggtctttcgctgtcttggtagggtcctcttgcttgaggatacactctgaggttttattatatatatatatatatatatatatatatatatatatatatatatatatatatatatatatatatatatatatatatatataaataaatatataaatttacacagtatatatatatgaaaaatctatattaATGCTAatattcttgaagtattttattctaATGGTTCATTACTACTTTAGTTTATTTACTTcatagtttccttttctcactttgcTTATagctcaagtaagagaactctaccccaagacagtggaagacaatggttcaGAGTAAGaataagaacaatggtttgatttcggagtggcttcctagaagagccgcttatcatagctctctcttctacccttatcaatagGAAACTAGCCACTGGACAATATTCCAACCATGTTTAGTTTAgccctagtagtaataataatgaattgtaattgatgggcaccatagttagtatagtATTGAGATATCTTAGTGTGCCTCAGGGTAGTGTTCcaggcccattacttctcatactattgTAAAAACACAATAATTTGTTTGGCCTTGGAAActagctcattgcatatgcaactCTTTACttcaattccacctcctgaatgtagatctgtggttgttgAATCCACAAAGATCTAGCTAGAATTGGAGCATTGTGAAAATTGCgggtcatgaagttgaaccctaacaaacctTGAAGTATGGTTACAAATAGGTCTAGGACAGTGACGCCTCAACGTCCAGTCTGTATTTGAGGTTTCCTGAACTCTTGGAATTTTAAGACTTAATTGTAGGTGtcttttgatataattatttttttgaaaCATTTGGTTGGTTGGTTTCTTCAATTGAGTCTTGAATTTAATTCAACTAGATACAGTATTCATTTCTGGCACTGCCGTTCATTTAATtcttaatgcatgttgcataagattttttataacatgCTATCCttgtaatatatagttaattacGATAGTTGTTCCTTCTCTATCTTAAGACtcgatactgcacagtattctagaagttttattccagcaaagaccagattgtggaatggtcttcctaatgaggcagttgaatcggtggaacttaaaaaatttcaaagttgctgtcaatgtttttatgttgaacaggctgacaccaGTCCTACTTGTCAAATACTAAATCTAAAACAATCAAATTCTGTCTCATACCCCACAACTTCAGTCTATACAtgacaattggtacaatcactctaCTATCATTCTTAACCCTCTATTCTATATCACTCCCTTTACTGCACCCAACTTTTattcactctgatgtacatctaATTCTAGTCTACCATTTTCTTGAATAACAGAGCCCAAGTAACTtgaaacatgacattcaatctagcaccacccctCTTCTGCCTCTCATCTCGTCTTACTCTTGCactcattattttccttctctcacacacccatcAAAGCACACTAATTGACAAGGTTTCTTCCTCTGTCTGCAACCGACAATATTATCTGCAAACAACCGATTAAACTCCCACTCGACCAAGCATAGGAGCATTCACCTCTTACAGctctatcaacaaacaaattgaataatCATGGCAGCATCACCAAAAATAGGCTTCAAATCTTATGAAGTTGCTAGAATCCTTTCCATGCTGTATTATCAGGGCCAAACAGTAGTTTTATGTGCCTTATCAAGGACCCTAGGACCTTGTATTTAATTGTGCTACAATTTTTGTTGGTAGTCTTAACTTTGTGCAATGTCGGAACTCCTTCCACTTTAGATGGTATAGGGTTCATAGAAGTTTGGTAATTTCCAGGTAATATGATTTGGAAAAGTAATTGGCAATATTTTATAGGCGTcaataaaaatctttatattttacaGACTTGTATTGAAGCCCATGTAGATGTCAAAACCACTGATGGCTACAGTCTGAGAGTTTTTTGTATTGGCTTCACTGAAAGGGTTCCCAACCAAGTAAAGAAGACCACATATGCCCAACATCAGCAGGTTAAGAATATTAGGAAGAAGATGGTTGACATTATCTCCCGAGAAGTTTCAAGCAGTGAATTGAAGGAAGTAGTTAACAAACTCATCCCCGACACTATGGCCGACGATATTCGTAAGGCTTGCAACTCTGTATACCCACTAAAGGATGTACATATCCGTAAGGTTAGTAGTGGGCTTTTCTGGTCGATTGTGCCTTTGAACTCTATAAAACACTATTTAAATTTAGAAGTCTAGTTTTGGCAGTTTTCTAGTGTGAAATATTTGTGCTAAAATTCAGAAAACCTTGTTTATGGAGTGAAAACTACAGGAGGTATTACTGCATAGTAAAATAACCATTtattaaatagtttttttattggttaattaataaatacttttattcCCAACAGGTGAAGGTCCTCAAGAAGCCACGTTTTGATCTAAACAAGCTTATGGAAATGCATGGCGAAAGTGGCAAGGCCATTGCATCTGGTGATGATGTTGGTGCCAAGGTTGATCGCCCAGACAACTATGAACCACCTGTACAGGCTAGCGTCTAAAAATAAAGACTTATGGGTAAATGACTTTTTTTTAATCAGAACATTCTTTATATTGCGTACAGAACTACAGGTCTATTGGTTTTGTATTATAATAGCTATCCAAGTAGCTCCCAAGATGACTTCAATTAACCTATGTTGACACCGTGGCATGTAGCCGAACTTTAGTTCATTTACCAAGTCAATCCACATGGTGGTCGTGGCAACACCAGACAGAACTACACCCATTACGTTAAATACGCAAGAAGCCAAATTATTGTGAAGTATCAAAATTACTGACATTTGGAATACAATAACAATTTTTTGTTTCCATTTGTCCAGACTGTCCATCATCTTGAATTTTACATAAAGGCCAGCGTAAAACCAGGTTTGTTTCTATGTGAATACAAATCCTCGTCCTTTACTAGTGTTATGATTCTGGCCCATCTTCATTCGGGTTTTGGCTGTCAAATCACGTTATCTTGACGCTCTCCAAACGGCCTTAGGATTTTGCTAATGTTTCCCTTCTCAAAGGTTGTGTGAAGTAATCGGTAAGTGTCCGGTTTGTAGGATCTTGTGTGTGGACATTTAACACATTTCAGACTCCTTGTGCTTGTTGGAAGTTGTCGTATTCCCAGTGGGGTGGAGATATTGGAGGACAGGTAGCTAAGAACAGTCATTCTTCCCCCAGTTAAGTCTGAAACTCATAACTACCGGAGGACAACCGGAAGATTTTGCTTGAGGCCCCTCTCTTCCTAGTATAACTTTTACTTGAAAGGATGACTGACAAGTCACCTGGAACACTGAAAATAGAGAGATAAAGCGACATAAGTGGCATACAAACAAACGACAGATAAATTAAGACAACTTGTCCATCTCCTTCCATATGGTGAAGTTTTAAAGGGTACGAATGAAACTTGACAGGCTGGAAACAAAATCCAATCATGAATGGCACTTCCTATACACTATAATGAAACCTCACCTCTCCCAAAAGGTATATTATTGTAATCCATTGTGAGCAGTCTCGCTAATCCTCATTAGTTATCTGAAGGCACTATTCCCCCAACACCTGCTTTATGAGGCATGAAACCCCTCGCGGATAATGGTAGCTTCATAAAGGATGACACAGTTATGTTCTCATGATGAGGATGGTCCTGTTGATACACCAGCTGCATAATTGTTTTAGGTGTTGGCCTGGGTTTGTGGGCTTTGGAAATGTAGGTGGTGTATATGGGCCTTACACTGGAGCTGGTGCTGCTTCTGGCTCAGGTGAATCGTCTGCAGTCATGTTAGCTGCGGTGCTTGCCGACTGTTTGAAGCCAGTTCTTGGGCCTGGGGTGTGAATGACTGTATCAATCGCGTTAGGAGTATGCTGAAAAGGTCGGAATCTCTTAACTCCTAAGATTAAGATGATGGTGATTTCCATCGACCAGTCCGGTCCTAGCATCTTGGGTGATTGCTTACATAGGTTCTGTAAGTACACATGATCCCCAACTTTACATGGTGGCAGTTGTGTGTTATGCAAAGACCACATCCCACATTCTCGTAAGTGGTACTTTGCGAATGGAGGGCTACTTCTCACATTCTTGTAGGAGATGCTTTGCTAATGCCATGTGTTGAATGCAATATCTGCCTATGGGAATGCAGTCTGGTAAGACTGCCAAAGAGGACCATCAGGGGCTAGGTCTTTTAAATTAGGATCATTGTGGAATCTGTTGAGGGAGCTAAGTGGTCTGTGTTGTCCTTTATCATCCTCTTGACAGTTTTCACTGCAACTTCAACTCAAGACAAATtcttcagtgttgtcagatgtgaaTGGGGTCCACCATCTGAAATTAGCTATTCTGGAATTCCAAATTTGATACATTTGCGTAGGTGCTTTATCAGACTGCTTGCTCCCGAGCGAGATCTGAATACCATGCACCAATTGGAGTATTTGCCTACCTGGACCAGGATTGATGTCACTTGAAGGTTCCGTGGCATGTGATTTGGTAATCCTGTGGCACTGGATGCTTTCTTTCCTTACTCTGCTAATGTCATTTGAGATACCTGGTCTAGAGGCTGAGTTTGCATCCTGTTGACATGGCATTCATTCTTAGTGGGCAGCATGTAGGGAGGTCAGGATGCTACTAAGGGCAGTTAGTATGGCAATTATGTCCCATCTTGGTAACGAAATGAAGACGAGAGGCTTTGTG includes:
- the RpS3A gene encoding small ribosomal subunit protein eS1, translated to MAVGKNKGLNKAGKKGSKKKVIDPFTRKDWYDVKSPALFTNRNVGKTLINRTQGTKIASEGLKGRVFEVSLADLQNESDAERSFRKFRLIAEEVQGKNVLTNFYGFNLTTDKLRSMVKKWQTCIEAHVDVKTTDGYSLRVFCIGFTERVPNQVKKTTYAQHQQVKNIRKKMVDIISREVSSSELKEVVNKLIPDTMADDIRKACNSVYPLKDVHIRKVKVLKKPRFDLNKLMEMHGESGKAIASGDDVGAKVDRPDNYEPPVQASV